From the genome of Denticeps clupeoides chromosome 4, fDenClu1.1, whole genome shotgun sequence, one region includes:
- the LOC114789293 gene encoding transmembrane anterior posterior transformation protein 1 homolog isoform X1 → MADSVAAGPGDEKETENEDKDREKGASNNTTRAEMSSGASEVTETLGFYERNASKKDKKRNLSADLSLVRFIRAELTRGYFLEHNEAKYTERRERVYTCLRIPKELEKLMIFGFFLCLDAFLYVFTLLPLRVLLALIRLLTLPCCRLSGTRILQPAQVCDVLKGFILVLCYSMMHYVDYSMMYHMIRGQSVIKLYIIYNMLEVADRLFSSFGQDILDALYWTATEPKERKRAHIGVIPHFLMAVLYVFLHAILIMVQATTLNVAFNSHNKSLLTIMMSNNFVEIKGSVFKKFEKNNLFQMSNSDIKERFTNYVLLLIVCLRNMEQFSWNPDHFWVLFPDVCMVIASEVAVDVVKHAFITKFNDITADVYSEYRASLAFDLVSSRQKNAYTDYSDTVSRRMGFIPLPLALLLIRVVTSSVKIQGSLSLVCVLLFYLGMITLKVLNSIVLLGKSCLYVKEANMEEKLFQKPPSAAPSRTSSRTNRVKYNSSPPGDPVEEDIATSVTSQPIHNGDHSTSVLPNSESDQFLTTPDETEEKDLSQDGMELTHRAPKKDLLEIDRFTICGNRID, encoded by the exons ATGGCGGACTCGGTAGCGGCTGGTCCAGGGGACGAAAAAGAGACGGAAAACGAGGACAAGGATAGAGAGAAAGGGGCTTCAAATAATACGACGCGTGCTGAGATGAGCAGCGGCGCCTCCGAGGTGACGGAGACCCTGGGGTTTTACGAGAGGAACGCCAGTAAGAAAGACAAGAAGCGGAATCTCTCGG CAGATCTTTCTCTGGTGCGCTTCATCAGAGCTGAGCTGACCAGGGGGTACTTTCTGGAACACAACGAGGCCAAATACACGGAGCGCAGAGAGAGAGTCTACACCTGCCTGCGTATACCTAAAGAGCTGGAGAAG CTGATGATATTTGGGTTCTTCCTCTGCCTGGACGCCTTTCTGTACGTCTTCACTCTGCTGCCTCTCAGAGTGCTGCTGGCCCTCATCCGTCTGCTAACACTGCCCTGCTGCAGGCTCAG TGGCACACGGATCCTGCAGCCTGCCCAGGTCTGTGATGTCCTCAAGGGTTTTATTCTGGTGCTGTGTTACTCCATGATGCACTATGTGGATTACTCCATGATGTACCATATGATCCGGGGCCAGTCTGTCATCAAGCTCTACATCATTTACAACATGCTAGAG GTTGCAGATCGACTCTTCTCCTCTTTTGGTCAAGACATCCTGGATGCTCTCTACTGGACAGCCACGGagccaaaagaaagaaagagggcaCACATTGGTGTGATCCCTCACTTTCTCATGGCTGTTCTCTATGTGT TCCTGCATGCCATCCTTATCATGGTTCAGGCCACCACCCTCAACGTCGCCTTCAACTCCCACAACAAGTCCCTGCTCACCATCATGATGTCCAACAAT TTTGTGGAGATCAAAGGCAGTGTATTTAAGAAGTTTGAGAAGAACAACCTGTTCCAGATGTCGAACAGCG ATATCAAAGAAAGATTCACCAACTATGTACTGCTGCTTATTGTCTGTCTCAGAAATATGGAGCAGTTCTCCTGGAACCCAG ATCACTTCTGGGTGCTCTTCCCTGATGTATGTATGGTCATTGCCTCGGAGGTGGCTGTGGACGTGGTCAAACACGCATTCATCACAAAGTTTAATGACATTACAGCTGAT GTATACAGCGAATACAGGGCCAGCCTGGCCTTTGACCTCGTCAGCAGTCGGCAAAAAAAC GCCTACACGGACTACAGCGacactgtctccaggagaaTGGGTTTCATCCCGCTTCCTCTTGCATTGCTG CTCATTAGGGTGGTGACAAGCTCAGTCAAAATCCAGGGGTCGCTGTCTCTcgtctgtgtgctgctgttctACCTGGG TATGATCACGCTGAAGGTGCTGAACAGCATCGTGCTGCTGGGGAAGTCCTGTCTCTATGTGAAGGAGGCTAATATGGAGGAGAAGCTCTTCCAGAAACCCCCGTCAGCTGCCCCCAGCAGAACCTCCAGCAGAACCAACAGAGTAAAATACAACAGCAGCCCACCAG GTGATCCAGTGGAAGAAGACATCGCTACATCAGTCACTTCTCAGCCCATTCATAATGGCGATCACTCCACCTCAGTACTGCCCAACAGCGAATCAGATCAGTTCCTCACCACTCCTGATGAGACAGAGGAGAAGGACCTCAGCCAGGATGGCATGGAGCTGACACACAGAGCGCCCAAAAAAGACTTGCTGGAGATCGATCGCTTCACAATCTGTGGCAACCGCATAGACTAA
- the LOC114789293 gene encoding transmembrane anterior posterior transformation protein 1 homolog isoform X2: MADSVAAGPGDEKETENEDKDREKGASNNTTRAEMSSGASEVTETLGFYERNASKKDKKRNLSDLSLVRFIRAELTRGYFLEHNEAKYTERRERVYTCLRIPKELEKLMIFGFFLCLDAFLYVFTLLPLRVLLALIRLLTLPCCRLSGTRILQPAQVCDVLKGFILVLCYSMMHYVDYSMMYHMIRGQSVIKLYIIYNMLEVADRLFSSFGQDILDALYWTATEPKERKRAHIGVIPHFLMAVLYVFLHAILIMVQATTLNVAFNSHNKSLLTIMMSNNFVEIKGSVFKKFEKNNLFQMSNSDIKERFTNYVLLLIVCLRNMEQFSWNPDHFWVLFPDVCMVIASEVAVDVVKHAFITKFNDITADVYSEYRASLAFDLVSSRQKNAYTDYSDTVSRRMGFIPLPLALLLIRVVTSSVKIQGSLSLVCVLLFYLGMITLKVLNSIVLLGKSCLYVKEANMEEKLFQKPPSAAPSRTSSRTNRVKYNSSPPGDPVEEDIATSVTSQPIHNGDHSTSVLPNSESDQFLTTPDETEEKDLSQDGMELTHRAPKKDLLEIDRFTICGNRID, translated from the exons ATGGCGGACTCGGTAGCGGCTGGTCCAGGGGACGAAAAAGAGACGGAAAACGAGGACAAGGATAGAGAGAAAGGGGCTTCAAATAATACGACGCGTGCTGAGATGAGCAGCGGCGCCTCCGAGGTGACGGAGACCCTGGGGTTTTACGAGAGGAACGCCAGTAAGAAAGACAAGAAGCGGAATCTCTCGG ATCTTTCTCTGGTGCGCTTCATCAGAGCTGAGCTGACCAGGGGGTACTTTCTGGAACACAACGAGGCCAAATACACGGAGCGCAGAGAGAGAGTCTACACCTGCCTGCGTATACCTAAAGAGCTGGAGAAG CTGATGATATTTGGGTTCTTCCTCTGCCTGGACGCCTTTCTGTACGTCTTCACTCTGCTGCCTCTCAGAGTGCTGCTGGCCCTCATCCGTCTGCTAACACTGCCCTGCTGCAGGCTCAG TGGCACACGGATCCTGCAGCCTGCCCAGGTCTGTGATGTCCTCAAGGGTTTTATTCTGGTGCTGTGTTACTCCATGATGCACTATGTGGATTACTCCATGATGTACCATATGATCCGGGGCCAGTCTGTCATCAAGCTCTACATCATTTACAACATGCTAGAG GTTGCAGATCGACTCTTCTCCTCTTTTGGTCAAGACATCCTGGATGCTCTCTACTGGACAGCCACGGagccaaaagaaagaaagagggcaCACATTGGTGTGATCCCTCACTTTCTCATGGCTGTTCTCTATGTGT TCCTGCATGCCATCCTTATCATGGTTCAGGCCACCACCCTCAACGTCGCCTTCAACTCCCACAACAAGTCCCTGCTCACCATCATGATGTCCAACAAT TTTGTGGAGATCAAAGGCAGTGTATTTAAGAAGTTTGAGAAGAACAACCTGTTCCAGATGTCGAACAGCG ATATCAAAGAAAGATTCACCAACTATGTACTGCTGCTTATTGTCTGTCTCAGAAATATGGAGCAGTTCTCCTGGAACCCAG ATCACTTCTGGGTGCTCTTCCCTGATGTATGTATGGTCATTGCCTCGGAGGTGGCTGTGGACGTGGTCAAACACGCATTCATCACAAAGTTTAATGACATTACAGCTGAT GTATACAGCGAATACAGGGCCAGCCTGGCCTTTGACCTCGTCAGCAGTCGGCAAAAAAAC GCCTACACGGACTACAGCGacactgtctccaggagaaTGGGTTTCATCCCGCTTCCTCTTGCATTGCTG CTCATTAGGGTGGTGACAAGCTCAGTCAAAATCCAGGGGTCGCTGTCTCTcgtctgtgtgctgctgttctACCTGGG TATGATCACGCTGAAGGTGCTGAACAGCATCGTGCTGCTGGGGAAGTCCTGTCTCTATGTGAAGGAGGCTAATATGGAGGAGAAGCTCTTCCAGAAACCCCCGTCAGCTGCCCCCAGCAGAACCTCCAGCAGAACCAACAGAGTAAAATACAACAGCAGCCCACCAG GTGATCCAGTGGAAGAAGACATCGCTACATCAGTCACTTCTCAGCCCATTCATAATGGCGATCACTCCACCTCAGTACTGCCCAACAGCGAATCAGATCAGTTCCTCACCACTCCTGATGAGACAGAGGAGAAGGACCTCAGCCAGGATGGCATGGAGCTGACACACAGAGCGCCCAAAAAAGACTTGCTGGAGATCGATCGCTTCACAATCTGTGGCAACCGCATAGACTAA